TTGGATGagcagaatcacgaatcacgaatcgtgaatgcatcTAGCTGCCTCACGACAACAACTTCTACACCAGTGAGCCATCAGTTCTTCCAGCCAGGACGCTTCTCCAACTCGAGCAAGCTATCGAGCGACTCCTTGAGCGTGATTTGCCAGTCTCGGAACTGCATTCCTAGCTTGGTCTGTGCTGGCTTGGTGTCCAAATCAACAATGGTGTTCAAGTCGCGTGGATTGGCACTAGCCTCCTTCCAACCTTTAGGCAGGCGGTCCTGCAGATCTGGATATTGCTCTGCAATGAATTTGACCGCATGAGCCCAGGTGAACTTGCCTCCACACAGCAACCATCGTTGACCCATACCATCGGGCTTCTCGGTCGTCGCGACATGTGCATCTCCGACATCGCGAGCATGGCAAAAGAGAGGTAGACGGTCTTCGGGCATAGAGTCGGCCGAGTTGATGAGGCCGTAGATGGTTTTGCTCGACGTGTTGAGGCTGGACAGTTTGGCAACGGGTTGCAACGTGGCGCCGTAGATCATGGGTGGGTTGATGCAGGCAATCTCAAAGTGAGGCTTTTCGTTGGCCAAATAGTCCCAAGCGGCTttctcggcgagcttcttgctgaCCGAGTAGGAGAATGCACCTGCGCCGCCGGCTTTAATCGCATCCTCGTACGAAGAAGGGTTCCAGCAATCAGCTGTATAGACGAAGCCAGGACGGTAGGGGCCACCATCTTTGAAGTTtgtcacagcagcaaacgaAGAGGTGATGACGATTTTTTTGACGCTCTTTTCGTGCTTGGCAAAGCGTAGCAGGTTCAAAGTGCCTTCGACAGCCGGAATCAGCAGATCACGCTCGGCATCCTGTACGTTGAGCTGGTAAGGCGAAGCGACGTGGTGGATGATCTCGACTCCTCGAACGGCAGCCAACAGATCCGACGTCGCTATATCGGCCACTTGGACAAATTCGACCCTCTCACGGTCTTGTGCGCTCAAACGAGCGAGGatctcgtccttcttgctGATAGATCGAAGCGTACCTCGGACCTTGTAGTTGGCAGGAGACGCGAGCACAGCGTCAAGCACGTGCGCCGAAAGGAAACCGGTGATCCCGGTGATGAGTACCAACGGGCCAGACATGGTAGACTGACTAGACTGCTGAGTGCAAGGGTGAACCGCAGGGGATGGGGCAATCTTGAATGGGGCAAGGATGGATGTGGTCAAGCTTGAGCATGTTCTGTTTGTGTAACCTATTCCTGACTTATAAGGAACAGCAAGCCCAAGCCAGCGTGTAGCAAATTCAACCCACGAACGGTTATTCGGCATTTAGTTGCAAGACGGCAATTAAAATGCTGTAACGTCGCTCGAGCCACCCCTCACGCTTTGCACAGGCCGAACGAAAGCCTCACGCCTGAGCGGAAataagtcacgagtcacaagtgGAGGATGATGTCTCAACTTAACACAGATACGCCAAAGAacacaaatcacgaattcgcTACGACCATGCCGAGACGGGCTTTCATGCTTCAGATCTGGTCATGATACATAACGTCATGTCGATTGGGTGCATGCTATCGCATCACACCTCAATACGAGGTCCGGATGCAACGCCATCGTTGGTTGCAGACCAATCGTCAAAGTCGCCCGGCTGACGCTGTTGAGCCAGATCGCCTGACCAGCGCTTTTCGCCTTGTGTTGATGATCGTGTTTTGCCCCAATTGCTCCAATTCGCAACTGCTCTGGCTGTTTCACCGGCCCATCCAACGCCAGTGATTCCCAACGCCGGAGCAACGACGACTCTGGCAAAGATCTCGCCAAAACCCAGCATGACACCGTTGAGGAAAGGCAGACCAAGATTGATGAAGATGGATCCAGAGATGAGCGCCATTCGACGCGAGAGAGGGATCGAAGAGTACGGGTTGAAAGCTGCTAGTGTCAGTGATCCAGTGGGTGGGTAACTGGGTCTCGGCTGTTGCCCTTCCGGCTCGTCGCTGTCCGAGTCGAAAGCGTCCGAATCCTGTGCTGCGTCTTGCAATTCTGTGGGTGCCAAACCCTCTTTCTCGTCAATATCTTGTTGCTCCGACGAGCTTCGTCTGTCTTTGTGGCGCGGGATGATTCTCGGCATTCCAGTTGCAGAGACGGTTGGAATCGCCTCGTTTCCACCGGTGGCTGCCGTTCGAGGCGCATGCTTGTGTTCGTGTGTAGACATGCTGCTAAGCTACTTGGGCAAGTCGAGCACAGAGATGATGCTGTTAGCCAGTGGGTGTTGCTTCTGAGCCTCGGACGGTGTCGAGCCTGGCGAAGCTTCCGCCGAGCGcaaagacgaagaggcgatGGGTTTCTCGATGGGTTGCAGACGCGGCTTGGCGAGCACAGTGTTTCGAGAATCGATCTGCAATGTTTCGTTGTCAGTCAGGCCAGATGAGATATTCGTGTGCTCTTGCGTATCGTCTAGCGACGGAGGCTGCATGCTGCTGAGCCAACTGTCATGGCGAGAAGGAGCCTTAAAAACAGAGCAACACGAGCAAGCGATTCGGGGTCTAAGCAGACAgacactctgtgactcacgactctcgctctctcgcgcactcacgactctcgAAGCTCGTGTTGCGGATCCGACTCGTGgttcgtgaatcgtgaatgaggAAGAATCCTTCTATCTGTTAGGTCGTATGAAAGATTGCGCCTCTGTCAAAGTCGCGTAAAAAGACCAACACGGCGCGGACaagagacacgagacacaCTCGACGCATATTTCTGATTTTGACAGCTTGTGACCCTTAACCACCATCCCGTCTCATCGTTGCGCTTTTAGCTGTGCTGCACACTGCAATCGGCAGCGGTCATGGTGCCACACGATACCGCTTCCAGCCCCGGCTTTCCTTTTTACAGCCCTCTACCTCGTCAGATCACCAAACTAGCCGTGGCAGGTCCTTCTGGCTCTCGATCGGCTCCACAGTCTCCACATACACCCACCAACCTTGCACAACCGCTTGGTCCCACCATCGGCACGTTGAATCCAGATGGCAGTCTCAGCGTTGTCCGtaacgatgacgatgccaaCAACAGTGGATTGCTCGACCTGAGCCCTGCTCTCACCAGAGGCATCAAGTCCAGACCCAACTTTGCCGGATCGCCTTCTGCCAAACGCCAACGCGTCACTTCTCAAAATTCGAGGCTTGACTCGATCGCAGACCAAGATACAAGCGGGCTTGGTGCACATCATACCCTTCCCAAGCGTCGCTCGGCTGCCAGGTCGAGGCTGAGCAACCATGCTACGTTCGGACCAGTGGTACAGTCGTCACAGCCGTCGGACGACCATCTGCATTCCGACCCGCTAGTAGCCAACGGGCTGGCTTCATCTTCGGATGTGGAAGCGGAGAGTCAGAAAGAATTGGCGTTTGCGCAAAAAGGTGGTCACGCACTGGATTCAagcgatgaggatgaggatgaggatgaggatgtcgatgtcgaccaGGAAGAAACAGCTTCGACACTAACACGGCTTCGTCGGTGGCGGCAGGACGCtatgcagcagcatctctACGACACAGCCATCTTTTGGGGCTCGAAAGTCTTGTCACTCGAGacgactgctgctgctttcaACGATGCCTATCACCTCGCTCAATGCTACTTTTACACACACCAGtacgctcgagctgagcagtTGTTGACATCACCATTGCGAACTGCcgcatctcgctctcgaTCCCTGAGCGG
This Mycosarcoma maydis chromosome 11, whole genome shotgun sequence DNA region includes the following protein-coding sequences:
- a CDS encoding uncharacterized protein (related to MIM1 mitochondrial protein required for outer membrane protein import), producing MSTHEHKHAPRTAATGGNEAIPTVSATGMPRIIPRHKDRRSSSEQQDIDEKEGLAPTELQDAAQDSDAFDSDSDEPEGQQPRPSYPPTGSLTLAAFNPYSSIPLSRRMALISGSIFINLGLPFLNGVMLGFGEIFARVVVAPALGITGVGWAGETARAVANWSNWGKTRSSTQGEKRWSGDLAQQRQPGDFDDWSATNDGVASGPRIEV
- a CDS encoding uncharacterized protein (related to dihydroflavonol reductase), with the protein product MSGPLVLITGITGFLSAHVLDAVLASPANYKVRGTLRSISKKDEILARLSAQDRERVEFVQVADIATSDLLAAVRGVEIIHHVASPYQLNVQDAERDLLIPAVEGTLNLLRFAKHEKSVKKIVITSSFAAVTNFKDGGPYRPGFVYTADCWNPSSYEDAIKAGGAGAFSYSVSKKLAEKAAWDYLANEKPHFEIACINPPMIYGATLQPVAKLSSLNTSSKTIYGLINSADSMPEDRLPLFCHARDVGDAHVATTEKPDGMGQRWLLCGGKFTWAHAVKFIAEQYPDLQDRLPKGWKEASANPRDLNTIVDLDTKPAQTKLGMQFRDWQITLKESLDSLLELEKRPGWKN